DNA sequence from the Sulfurimonas sp. HSL3-1 genome:
AGCCAGAGCAGTTTGCGGAAGCGCTCGATCTCATTGGCCATCGTCAGGTAGAGAAGCGCCAGGAAGAGTACGATGAACCAGCTGCCGAGTCCCACCATGATGTGGAAGCTGTAAAAGGTCAGGGCGATCGGCGGGACGATATCTTCGGGTTTCTCGAGGTAGCCGTAGCCGAAGTCGGCGATGTGCGTCTCAAGCACGCCGCGCGCCTCGGCGGCGGCAGCGTCGTCGCCCGCTTTGACGGCCGCCTTGTACTCTTTGAAGGCGGCGACGGCCACCTTGCCGCGGTCGATCCGCGCCTGCGCCGGTTCGATGCCGTGCTTTTCGTTGCCGTAGACGAGGTCGTCGAGGCCCGGCACGAAGGCGTCGATGTCGTGGTAGCCCAGGAAGGAGAGGGCGTAGGGGATCTCGATGTCGCCGTAGAACTCGTGGCGGTCGTCGCCGAGCTCCTTTTCGGTGTTGAGGATGCCGAAGGCGATGATGCCCGCGCGGGTCTCGCCTTGGTAGAGCCCCTCCATCGCGGCCAGTTTGACCGGCTGTTTCTGCGCGACGTTGTAGGCGCTTTCGTCCCCGCTAAGCGCGAGGAAGAGCGAGACGAGCAGACCGAAGGAGGCGCCGACGACCATGCTGCGCTTGGCGATCAGCATGTCACGCCCCTTCAGCAGGTACCAGCCGGAGATCCCGACGACGAAGAGCGCCGCGATGACGTAGCCGCTGCTGATGGTGTGCAGGAATTTCGACATGGCCACCGGGGAGAGGACGACGTCCCAGAAGGAGACCATCTCGTTACGGGCGGTGTCGGGGTTGAAGGCCATGCCGACGGGGTACTGCATCCAGCCGTTGGCGACGAGGATCCAGAGCGCGGAGAGGTTCGATCCGACCGCGACGAGCCAGGTGGAGAGGAGGTGAAACCCCTTGCCCACCTTGTCCCAGCCGAAGAACATGACGGCGAAGAAAGTCGACTCCATAAAGAAGGCGAGGATCCCCTCGACCGCCAGGGGCGCGCCGAAGATGTCGCCGACGAACCAGGAGTAGTTGGCCCAGTTGGTGCCGAACTCGAACTCCATGATCAGCCCCGTGGCGACGCCGACGGCGAAGTTGATGGCAAAGAGCGTCATCCAGAATTTCGTCGCCCGCTTCCATTGGGGGTCGTTCGTGCGGACATAGAGGGTCTCCATGATCGCCACGATAAAGGAGAGTCCCAGGGTGAGCGGGACGAAGAGGAAGTGGTAGATCGCCGTCAGGGCAAACTGGGCCCGTGCCCAGTCAACGCTTGCGGCCGTTTCATACAGCATTAATTATCCTTTTCATTTTCATTTTTGCCCTGTTTTCGACACGCTTCTCCCCTTTTGGGGTGCAGAGTATTATAGTATCTTATGAACTACAGGGGAGTTACGGTGTGCCCGTCAGCTGTCGGCTTACATACTCCTGCCGCGCTTCGTCGCTGTCAAAACGGCTCTGCAGGGTATCGCTGAAGAAGAGCATCTTGATCACACCAAAAAGTATGAGAAGCTTGACGGCCACGACGGTCCAGAGCGTACGGCCCAGCCGCATGGCACTGAAACCGTCCCGGTAAAAACGGTAAATGGCTGAAAGCTTCATGATCCTATCCTCGCTCAGTGGGTGGAACAGGTCCCTTTGCCGCCGAGGGCGCCGAGGGCGTTTTGGATGACCCGCTCGACGGAGTCGCGTACCGTCGGCGATTCGCGGTCCACATAGACGGTGAGCCCCGCCTGTTCAAACCCTTTGGCCGGGGAACCGCCGATACCCGAAACGACCAGGGCGTCCGGGTGCAGGGCCATGATATTGGCGACGGCGTTGCCGCAGCCCCCGGCATCATGGCCGGGGTTGACGATACCTTCGACATCCATTATACGATTATTTTCGACGGTAACGAGGGTATAGAACTTCGCCTTGCCGAAGTGTGCCCCGCGGCGGGAGAGGAATCCCATGTCTTCATCGGTCGGAAATACGATTTTCATGCTGCTTTCTCCTGCAAATAGTTTTTGACGGCTTCATCGGCGGTTTCGCCGTGTTTCTCGCGGATCTTCTTGACGGTGATGCCGGCACGGTCGACCGCCTCTTTCATATGCGTGCCGATCATGCGTACGAGCATCATCTCGACACCGGCGAGGTTGGAGAGGCTCTTGCCGTGTCCCTTGATATGCTCCTCGTCTTCGGCGTGGTGATGCCCGTGATGGCCGTCGTGCTCTTCATGGTCATGGTGATCGTGACGGTCGTCATGGGCATGCCCGCTCTGCGGCGCTTCGACGATCCGCTCGAATACGGTGTCGTCGAAGAGAGCGTAGTAGGGGGCCTGCCCCGTCCGCTTGACGATTTTGAGGTTTTCACCCTCTACGGGGATTGCGATT
Encoded proteins:
- a CDS encoding cytochrome ubiquinol oxidase subunit I; the protein is MLYETAASVDWARAQFALTAIYHFLFVPLTLGLSFIVAIMETLYVRTNDPQWKRATKFWMTLFAINFAVGVATGLIMEFEFGTNWANYSWFVGDIFGAPLAVEGILAFFMESTFFAVMFFGWDKVGKGFHLLSTWLVAVGSNLSALWILVANGWMQYPVGMAFNPDTARNEMVSFWDVVLSPVAMSKFLHTISSGYVIAALFVVGISGWYLLKGRDMLIAKRSMVVGASFGLLVSLFLALSGDESAYNVAQKQPVKLAAMEGLYQGETRAGIIAFGILNTEKELGDDRHEFYGDIEIPYALSFLGYHDIDAFVPGLDDLVYGNEKHGIEPAQARIDRGKVAVAAFKEYKAAVKAGDDAAAAEARGVLETHIADFGYGYLEKPEDIVPPIALTFYSFHIMVGLGSWFIVLFLALLYLTMANEIERFRKLLWLGLLSIPLGYIAAEAGWIVAEVGRQPWAVQDLLPVGIAMTDISSSSVQTTFWMFAALFTALLVAEIKIMLRQIKIGPDGGDH
- a CDS encoding DUF4492 domain-containing protein, whose protein sequence is MKLSAIYRFYRDGFSAMRLGRTLWTVVAVKLLILFGVIKMLFFSDTLQSRFDSDEARQEYVSRQLTGTP
- a CDS encoding NifB/NifX family molybdenum-iron cluster-binding protein, translating into MKIVFPTDEDMGFLSRRGAHFGKAKFYTLVTVENNRIMDVEGIVNPGHDAGGCGNAVANIMALHPDALVVSGIGGSPAKGFEQAGLTVYVDRESPTVRDSVERVIQNALGALGGKGTCSTH